The following are from one region of the Candidatus Kryptoniota bacterium genome:
- the pdxA gene encoding 4-hydroxythreonine-4-phosphate dehydrogenase PdxA, with product MSIIAITIGDFNGIGPEVALKSAASRTIRANCTPLLIGPYKVFEHYANKFSLRRKILSVGSLSDAVGRSEITILDIGPGFKEKIRPGSLAKESGYWAGKAIEKAVELCVDGSVAAMVTAPVSKQALQMAGFCFPGQTEMVTTLSKSQRSIMIMASGFARVALATIHVPISEVSRQLTREAILERLSTFNDSIRFDFGVKLPRIAVLGLNPHAGEGGLIGCEENDVIKPAILEAKSKKIKAEGPFPADAFFGTYREGLFDGIFAMYHDQGLIPLKMRSFSTGVNFTAGIKIIRTSPDHGTAFDIAGKGVANPSSTIEAIKLAMEISKNRKAARN from the coding sequence ATGAGCATAATTGCAATAACCATCGGAGATTTCAACGGTATCGGACCTGAAGTTGCACTCAAATCGGCGGCCAGCAGGACAATCAGGGCGAACTGCACCCCACTTTTGATCGGACCTTATAAAGTTTTTGAGCACTACGCCAACAAGTTCTCCCTGAGGAGAAAGATCTTGAGTGTCGGCTCATTGTCGGACGCGGTCGGACGAAGCGAGATCACGATCCTGGACATCGGACCCGGTTTCAAAGAGAAGATAAGACCAGGAAGCCTCGCGAAGGAAAGCGGGTATTGGGCCGGCAAAGCCATCGAGAAAGCTGTTGAACTTTGTGTTGACGGCTCGGTTGCCGCGATGGTGACGGCACCCGTGTCGAAACAGGCGCTGCAGATGGCGGGATTCTGTTTTCCGGGCCAGACCGAAATGGTTACGACCCTTTCAAAGTCGCAGCGGTCGATAATGATCATGGCTTCCGGGTTCGCGCGCGTCGCGCTCGCAACAATCCACGTTCCTATCTCCGAAGTTTCGCGCCAGTTAACACGAGAGGCAATACTTGAGCGGCTGTCCACGTTCAATGATTCTATCAGATTTGATTTCGGGGTCAAGCTCCCCCGGATTGCCGTCCTTGGCCTCAATCCCCATGCGGGAGAAGGCGGGTTGATCGGATGCGAAGAGAACGACGTCATCAAGCCTGCGATCCTCGAGGCAAAGTCTAAGAAAATAAAAGCCGAAGGACCGTTCCCCGCTGACGCTTTCTTTGGCACTTACCGCGAAGGACTCTTCGACGGCATTTTCGCGATGTACCATGATCAGGGATTGATCCCCCTTAAAATGCGCTCCTTCAGTACAGGCGTCAATTTCACGGCAGGCATAAAAATAATCAGGACTTCACCGGACCACGGTACAGCTTTCGACATCGCGGGTAAAGGCGTAGCGAATCCATCCAGCACCATCGAAGCGATAAAACTCGCAATGGAAATTTCGAAGAACAGAAAAGCTGCCAGGAATTGA
- a CDS encoding NAD-dependent epimerase/dehydratase family protein — MKILVTGGAGFIGSNIVDAYLAQGHEVAVLDDLSSGSLSNLPGGVQFHKMDIRDPEVANLFAGGKFDLINHLAAQMDVRHSVEDPMFDASVNILGTLNLLENAVKHGVKKVIFSSTGGAIYGEQDYFPADENHPTRPLSPYGIAKLTVEKYLYFYNIVHGLNYVVLRYANVYGPRQNPHGEAGVVAIFTDKLLNGEQPVINGDGKQTRDYVFVGDVVRANVLALAYPKNEIFNIGTGRETDVNELFGVLRKLAGSSANENHGPAKPGEQLRSVVDCHKAERALGWSPAVSLHDGLFQTVEFFKKKMR, encoded by the coding sequence ATGAAAATACTGGTCACCGGCGGAGCGGGTTTCATCGGTTCCAACATTGTCGACGCGTATCTCGCCCAAGGCCATGAAGTTGCGGTGCTTGACGATCTTAGCTCAGGCTCTCTGAGCAATCTTCCTGGTGGCGTCCAATTTCATAAAATGGATATCCGTGATCCTGAAGTCGCTAATCTGTTTGCTGGCGGCAAGTTCGATTTGATCAACCACCTGGCGGCACAAATGGACGTCAGACATTCTGTGGAAGATCCAATGTTTGATGCAAGTGTCAATATCCTTGGTACGCTCAATCTCCTCGAAAACGCCGTTAAGCACGGCGTAAAGAAAGTCATCTTTTCTTCCACGGGCGGTGCGATCTACGGTGAACAGGATTATTTTCCCGCGGACGAAAATCACCCCACACGTCCGCTTTCTCCTTACGGGATCGCGAAGCTGACGGTGGAAAAATATTTGTATTTTTACAACATCGTCCACGGGTTGAATTATGTCGTGCTCCGTTACGCAAATGTCTACGGTCCACGCCAGAATCCGCACGGCGAAGCAGGTGTGGTCGCGATATTTACCGATAAGCTTCTCAACGGCGAGCAGCCCGTAATCAACGGCGACGGAAAGCAAACGCGTGACTACGTTTTCGTCGGAGATGTGGTTCGGGCGAACGTCCTCGCACTGGCATATCCGAAGAATGAGATATTCAATATCGGCACGGGAAGAGAAACGGATGTGAACGAGCTCTTTGGTGTCCTGAGGAAGCTGGCTGGATCCTCTGCAAATGAAAATCACGGACCGGCCAAACCGGGTGAACAGTTAAGGAGCGTCGTGGATTGTCACAAGGCCGAAAGAGCTCTCGGCTGGTCGCCTGCCGTTAGCCTTCATGACGGGTTATTCCAAACCGTGGAGTTCTTCAAAAAGAAAATGCGTTAA
- a CDS encoding class I SAM-dependent methyltransferase: MKRTILHPFGRSAKKNLFEMPAEEAAPYTASAPIYDHMMREVDYVSWAAYLAQLLKMSGIDIRRSKLKKMELCELACGTGNISLLLSRLGFRVTGVDSSKEMLAVAESKVGKRTRNRARFLNYDMTQFESASTFDVEVCVYDSINYIPTKSLLSDFFKIAHENLKDGGAFVLDASLEPNSLNENNLFTQKGRHNGLAYERRSSYDRKSRIHTTIVRVGKNGKVYEEAHHEYVYDLDLLRKLISAAGFREKLAVGDFTYLEADNKTERVHFVLLKQP; encoded by the coding sequence TTGAAACGAACAATCCTGCACCCCTTCGGCCGATCAGCTAAGAAAAATCTCTTTGAAATGCCCGCCGAAGAAGCCGCACCGTATACCGCGAGTGCCCCCATCTACGACCATATGATGCGAGAGGTGGATTACGTCAGCTGGGCTGCGTACCTGGCACAACTACTGAAGATGTCAGGGATCGACATACGCAGGTCAAAACTAAAAAAGATGGAGCTGTGCGAGCTCGCCTGCGGAACCGGAAACATCTCTCTTTTGCTGTCGCGACTCGGATTCCGGGTGACAGGAGTCGACAGTTCGAAAGAGATGCTGGCCGTGGCGGAATCAAAAGTCGGGAAAAGAACAAGGAACAGGGCTCGGTTTCTCAATTATGATATGACGCAATTCGAGTCGGCAAGTACTTTCGACGTCGAAGTGTGCGTTTACGACAGCATTAATTATATTCCAACGAAGAGTCTGCTTTCCGATTTTTTCAAAATCGCTCATGAGAATCTGAAAGACGGCGGCGCATTCGTTCTTGACGCAAGTCTGGAGCCGAACTCGTTGAACGAAAACAACCTGTTCACTCAGAAAGGACGGCACAACGGGCTCGCTTACGAACGACGGTCGTCTTACGACCGCAAATCGAGAATACATACGACGATTGTCCGTGTTGGAAAGAATGGCAAAGTATATGAAGAGGCCCATCACGAGTATGTGTATGATCTTGACCTTCTCCGTAAATTGATTAGCGCGGCGGGATTCAGAGAGAAACTTGCCGTTGGAGACTTCACTTATCTTGAAGCGGATAACAAAACTGAAAGAGTACATTTCGTGTTGTTGAAGCAGCCATGA
- a CDS encoding endo alpha-1,4 polygalactosaminidase, producing the protein MKPLFVLLLLQSVLLAQAKHRNPCSAPLGSVNSFAVVYFPDDSLNELAIFDMVIVDPADYDSSDIAKLKSLGCQPFAYLNVGEVETYRDYFDMIDTSILLGPDPKWKERYYVDLCDPQWYEVISKFRLPDIMDKGFCGLLVDFSDLLDEFPETEDCAVKLIKKIHKGLPNTAILVDGAARILDKIGNDVDGVAVEGLIGTYDFDADEYGVQPDSTVDRESARLLAFAKKFKTSIFQIDYAPSADRQLRENIIEQSRKFGFIPYVGTVELDTLFTDSVRKSKLIAPKNAKSTPDTLK; encoded by the coding sequence ATGAAACCACTCTTCGTGCTTCTCTTACTTCAGTCGGTTTTGCTCGCACAAGCAAAACATCGCAATCCCTGTTCCGCGCCGCTGGGAAGCGTGAATAGTTTCGCGGTAGTTTATTTTCCCGACGACTCCCTGAACGAATTGGCAATATTCGATATGGTGATTGTAGATCCCGCTGATTATGATTCTTCCGACATCGCGAAATTGAAATCCCTTGGATGTCAGCCGTTCGCTTACCTGAACGTCGGAGAAGTTGAAACCTATCGTGACTATTTCGACATGATAGACACATCCATTCTCCTCGGGCCGGATCCTAAATGGAAAGAACGGTATTACGTCGATCTATGCGATCCGCAGTGGTATGAAGTTATTTCAAAATTTAGACTGCCGGACATAATGGATAAGGGATTTTGCGGCCTCCTTGTGGACTTCTCGGATCTGCTCGACGAATTCCCTGAGACAGAAGATTGCGCAGTTAAGCTCATCAAGAAAATTCACAAGGGGCTGCCCAACACCGCCATCCTGGTGGACGGAGCTGCAAGAATTCTAGACAAAATCGGGAACGACGTCGACGGTGTGGCGGTGGAAGGGCTGATAGGCACATACGACTTCGATGCCGATGAATATGGCGTTCAGCCGGACTCAACGGTAGATCGGGAGTCCGCGCGCCTTCTGGCGTTTGCTAAGAAGTTCAAGACGAGCATTTTCCAGATCGATTATGCTCCGTCTGCCGACAGACAATTGAGAGAGAATATTATCGAGCAATCCAGGAAATTCGGCTTCATACCTTACGTTGGTACTGTTGAACTCGACACACTTTTCACGGACTCGGTCCGCAAATCAAAATTGATTGCGCCGAAAAATGCCAAGTCAACACCGGATACGTTAAAGTAG
- the meaB gene encoding methylmalonyl Co-A mutase-associated GTPase MeaB yields MFEADIIGGVLSGDKRAIARAISSVENQDEMSLGILNGIHKNLGNAHRVGITGPPGAGKSTLVSKLTKDLNERGKRVGIVAVDPTSPFTGGAILGDRVRMMELSARDGVFIRSMATRGSLGGLSKTTQQAADVLDAAGFDLVLLETVGVGQSELDVVEVADTTIVVLTPESGDSVQAMKAGLMEIADFFVLNKADRPGVEQSYNAISTMLQISAHPHSASEELNGWNPFIVKTVASESKGINAVREGIEKHYGYLVSSRKLSEKRKARIRRVVFEIVSEKLHASFWNRKRLSDLDERIDLVLTNKISAIQLAEELTSK; encoded by the coding sequence ATGTTTGAAGCGGATATTATCGGCGGGGTTCTCTCTGGCGACAAGCGGGCGATTGCGCGTGCGATCTCGTCCGTGGAGAATCAGGACGAAATGTCGCTCGGTATTCTGAATGGCATTCACAAGAATCTTGGAAATGCGCATCGGGTTGGGATCACGGGTCCGCCAGGTGCCGGAAAGAGTACCCTCGTCAGTAAACTCACAAAGGATCTTAACGAGAGGGGGAAGAGAGTAGGAATTGTCGCCGTCGATCCGACAAGTCCATTTACGGGCGGCGCGATTCTTGGTGATCGTGTTCGAATGATGGAACTCAGCGCACGAGACGGGGTCTTCATAAGGAGCATGGCCACGCGGGGAAGTCTGGGCGGGTTGAGTAAAACCACTCAGCAGGCAGCCGATGTTCTGGATGCTGCCGGGTTCGACCTGGTTCTTCTTGAAACTGTTGGCGTCGGCCAGTCCGAACTCGATGTTGTCGAGGTGGCGGACACGACTATCGTAGTGCTGACTCCGGAATCGGGCGACTCGGTACAGGCCATGAAGGCGGGCCTGATGGAGATTGCCGATTTCTTTGTGCTGAATAAAGCGGATAGGCCAGGGGTGGAGCAGTCGTATAATGCCATCTCCACTATGCTGCAAATATCTGCCCATCCTCATTCGGCATCGGAAGAGTTGAACGGATGGAATCCATTTATTGTTAAGACAGTTGCCAGCGAAAGCAAAGGCATCAACGCGGTCCGAGAAGGGATCGAAAAGCATTACGGCTATCTCGTCAGCAGCAGGAAGCTTTCCGAAAAACGGAAAGCGCGAATCAGGAGAGTCGTATTCGAGATCGTTTCGGAAAAACTTCATGCGAGTTTCTGGAACCGTAAACGGCTTTCAGATCTCGATGAGCGAATTGATCTTGTATTGACAAACAAGATCTCCGCGATTCAACTTGCCGAGGAGCTTACAAGCAAGTAA
- a CDS encoding NifU family protein, giving the protein MPYSQEVIRSIQDVLAESNKFLAIDKGAVEYVDLEPDGILRVRFVGSCERCPLKPMTLRAGVERAVLLKVAEVKRVELVVV; this is encoded by the coding sequence ATGCCCTATTCGCAAGAAGTAATCCGATCGATCCAGGATGTCCTCGCGGAATCGAACAAGTTTCTTGCAATCGACAAGGGCGCAGTCGAGTACGTAGATTTGGAACCGGATGGAATCTTACGAGTGAGGTTCGTAGGCTCGTGCGAAAGGTGTCCGCTCAAACCGATGACTCTACGGGCAGGAGTGGAAAGAGCAGTTCTCCTGAAAGTCGCGGAGGTAAAAAGGGTAGAGTTAGTAGTAGTCTGA
- a CDS encoding acyl-CoA dehydrogenase family protein, with translation MDFKLSPESEQVRALAREFAQNEMRPLVMKFDELQEFPFEIIYKLGELGFMGVVFPEKYGGAGLSCVDYCIVIEEISAVDPSIGLSVAAHNGLCTSHIYRFGSEDLKSKYLPGLASGRKIGAWGLTEPTSGSDAGAMRTVAVRDGTTYVLNGAKQFTTHGSVGDTFVVMAITDSSKGKKGISAFVIEKGTRGLSAGKKENKLGMRASDTSTLVLEDVRIPVENLIGTEGDGFTQSLEVLDAGRIGIAALSVGVARGALEASIRYAKQRVQFSRPIAEFQSVQWKISDMSTKVESARLLTYRAANLRDNGKDIRLAAATAKYFASEAAVRCAEESVQIHGGYGFIKDFPVEKFYRDSKLLTIGEGTSEVQKMVIARNILEQ, from the coding sequence ATGGATTTTAAGCTCTCTCCTGAAAGCGAACAGGTGCGCGCACTTGCCAGGGAATTTGCACAAAACGAAATGCGGCCGCTGGTTATGAAGTTTGACGAGTTGCAGGAATTTCCATTCGAAATAATTTACAAACTCGGCGAGCTCGGATTCATGGGAGTCGTTTTTCCCGAAAAGTACGGTGGGGCGGGATTGTCCTGCGTCGACTACTGCATCGTTATCGAGGAAATCTCCGCCGTCGACCCCTCGATAGGCCTGTCCGTCGCTGCTCATAACGGACTTTGCACAAGTCATATTTATAGATTCGGGAGTGAAGATCTCAAGTCGAAGTATCTGCCAGGCCTCGCATCTGGAAGGAAAATTGGAGCTTGGGGACTGACGGAGCCGACGAGCGGAAGCGATGCAGGCGCAATGCGGACAGTTGCAGTCCGTGATGGGACAACATACGTCTTGAACGGTGCTAAGCAGTTCACCACGCATGGTTCGGTCGGCGATACTTTCGTCGTGATGGCAATTACGGACTCATCGAAAGGCAAAAAGGGTATAAGCGCTTTTGTCATCGAGAAAGGGACGCGCGGTCTTTCGGCGGGGAAAAAGGAGAACAAGCTTGGGATGAGAGCAAGCGACACGTCTACTCTCGTGCTGGAGGATGTGAGAATTCCAGTGGAGAATCTTATCGGAACAGAAGGTGACGGATTCACGCAGTCGCTGGAGGTCCTTGACGCCGGCCGTATTGGGATAGCCGCTCTGTCGGTAGGAGTCGCCCGTGGGGCTCTCGAAGCCAGTATCAGGTATGCAAAACAGAGGGTCCAGTTCAGCCGCCCAATAGCAGAGTTTCAATCAGTTCAATGGAAAATCTCGGACATGTCCACCAAAGTAGAGTCGGCCAGGTTGCTAACCTATCGTGCCGCTAACCTTAGAGACAACGGGAAAGATATTCGACTGGCAGCAGCGACGGCAAAGTACTTTGCGAGCGAGGCTGCGGTCAGATGCGCCGAGGAAAGCGTTCAAATTCACGGCGGGTACGGTTTCATCAAGGACTTTCCGGTGGAGAAATTTTACCGCGACTCGAAATTACTCACGATAGGTGAGGGGACAAGCGAGGTCCAGAAAATGGTGATTGCCAGAAACATACTCGAGCAATAA
- a CDS encoding amino acid permease: MTVLDMTMIVIGSIIGAGIFMTPSAIAQELQSPGLVIFVWLLGGVMALCGALTYAELGALMPEAGGVYHYLTQAYGGLWGFLYGWTYFLVVNTGGLAAISLVYSTYLGYFVHLSPIGIKAAAAIGIALLTLVNYFGVKAGGTFATLFTGLKVLAIAGLIVLGFVLGKGQGSPLSPLVPLSIGGRLGSALAMAMVGVLWSYGGWQHATFLAGEAKNPKRSLPFSIIGGTIVVVLAYVLVNIVYLHLLRVSEIASSQRVAADAAERFLGPLGGMLISVAIIISTLGTAGIYTLSAPRIYFAMARDGVFFKKAAYVHPKYHTPTFSILFQSAWAIILIFSGSFLQIITYAIFGDWIFFALTAGTVIVFRKKLKSAERPYRTLGYPYTTLFFILVATWFVVNTLITSPLQSLAGLALIALGIPVYSYWVRRRLALNSNEVPR, translated from the coding sequence TTGACTGTTCTCGACATGACGATGATCGTGATCGGATCGATCATCGGAGCCGGGATTTTCATGACGCCCTCCGCCATCGCCCAGGAATTGCAGTCGCCCGGCCTCGTGATATTTGTATGGCTGCTTGGCGGCGTCATGGCACTCTGCGGCGCGCTTACATATGCGGAACTCGGTGCATTGATGCCCGAGGCAGGCGGAGTGTACCACTATCTTACTCAGGCATACGGCGGGCTTTGGGGATTTTTGTACGGCTGGACATATTTCCTTGTCGTCAACACAGGCGGGCTTGCTGCGATTTCGTTGGTCTACTCAACTTACCTCGGATATTTTGTTCACTTGTCCCCTATCGGGATCAAAGCAGCCGCAGCCATCGGCATTGCGCTGCTGACACTTGTAAATTACTTCGGTGTCAAAGCCGGTGGAACATTTGCGACCTTGTTTACCGGACTCAAAGTGCTCGCGATTGCAGGCCTGATCGTTCTCGGTTTCGTCCTTGGTAAAGGCCAGGGGAGCCCGTTGTCGCCCCTGGTGCCACTTTCGATAGGCGGCAGACTTGGCAGTGCGCTTGCGATGGCAATGGTCGGCGTTTTATGGTCATACGGAGGATGGCAACACGCGACGTTTCTCGCAGGCGAGGCAAAGAATCCGAAAAGGAGTCTGCCTTTTTCGATTATTGGCGGCACTATCGTGGTAGTGTTGGCTTACGTGCTTGTCAACATTGTCTATCTCCATCTGCTGCGCGTCAGCGAAATCGCGTCTTCGCAGCGTGTGGCTGCCGACGCTGCCGAACGATTTCTCGGCCCGCTGGGTGGAATGTTGATTTCGGTGGCAATCATAATCTCGACATTGGGTACGGCGGGCATCTACACGCTAAGTGCACCACGAATTTATTTCGCGATGGCAAGAGACGGAGTCTTCTTTAAGAAGGCCGCGTATGTCCACCCAAAATATCACACGCCTACGTTTTCAATATTATTCCAATCCGCCTGGGCAATTATTCTCATATTCTCGGGCTCGTTCCTGCAAATCATAACTTACGCGATCTTCGGAGACTGGATCTTCTTCGCACTGACAGCCGGAACAGTAATAGTCTTCAGGAAGAAGCTAAAATCTGCGGAGCGTCCTTACCGAACGTTAGGCTATCCGTACACCACGCTGTTTTTCATTTTGGTCGCGACATGGTTTGTCGTCAACACACTAATTACATCCCCGCTTCAATCACTCGCAGGGTTAGCCCTCATCGCGCTAGGGATTCCGGTCTATTCATATTGGGTCAGAAGGCGTCTTGCACTAAATTCGAATGAAGTGCCCCGATAA
- a CDS encoding GWxTD domain-containing protein yields MSYLILGQSADSVEVCFTYVIPFPRLIFVKTRDGLGAFRSELDFSVDAFDSSSGINSHIFNTRKITSRNFEETQDRHMVARDLIVADLRKSSFKISAEVRDDNQQITYLSRSIALDLRHPGTSVVLSAIFADSVLGDKIFPSPEGDVAAFPNTIRAVVVMKHKFKDPPTFSLETPKGQVVAVARSVQPWQGEISPDSSGLTLDLVGDNNRGTHTYIISFPSDTLRAGQYELTCSSDSSGEKLHFSYLWLDEPLTLRDRKTALSLIKYILPDSVFSEINSGSDEEVKQKFDAYWKSHDPTPNTAFNELEDEFYRRADYAVENFRTISNLDGAATDRGKAYIVYGKPAEIKRELRSDGTYETWVYPNMKRALVFKEQRAGDFKLYETEKL; encoded by the coding sequence TTGAGCTATCTGATCCTGGGGCAATCTGCCGACAGCGTCGAGGTATGTTTTACTTACGTTATCCCCTTCCCGAGACTGATTTTTGTCAAGACTCGGGATGGATTAGGTGCATTCCGGTCGGAGTTAGATTTCTCCGTCGACGCATTCGATTCGAGTTCCGGCATCAACAGTCACATTTTCAATACAAGAAAGATTACGTCGCGAAATTTTGAAGAGACCCAGGACCGGCACATGGTGGCAAGGGACCTGATTGTCGCAGATCTTCGAAAATCATCATTTAAAATTTCGGCAGAAGTCCGTGACGATAACCAGCAGATTACTTATCTCAGCCGTTCCATTGCGTTGGATTTGCGTCATCCGGGAACCTCAGTCGTCCTTTCTGCGATCTTTGCGGACTCCGTGCTTGGCGACAAGATTTTTCCTTCCCCGGAAGGCGACGTTGCAGCGTTTCCGAACACAATCCGCGCCGTGGTTGTCATGAAGCATAAGTTCAAAGATCCTCCAACATTCTCGCTTGAAACGCCGAAAGGCCAGGTGGTCGCAGTTGCAAGATCAGTTCAACCCTGGCAGGGCGAGATCTCGCCCGACAGCAGCGGCCTGACGCTGGACCTTGTGGGCGATAACAATCGTGGTACACATACATACATCATATCATTTCCGAGCGACACCTTACGTGCGGGACAATACGAGCTGACTTGTTCCTCCGACAGTTCGGGTGAGAAGCTGCACTTCTCTTACTTGTGGTTGGATGAACCGTTGACGCTTCGAGACCGGAAGACAGCTTTATCACTGATCAAATACATCTTGCCTGACTCTGTTTTTTCCGAGATAAATTCCGGCAGCGATGAGGAAGTGAAACAAAAGTTCGACGCCTACTGGAAGTCCCACGATCCCACACCGAACACTGCATTCAACGAGCTTGAGGATGAATTCTACAGAAGAGCCGATTATGCAGTTGAGAATTTCAGGACGATTTCTAATCTCGACGGCGCGGCGACCGACAGAGGAAAGGCTTACATCGTTTACGGCAAGCCGGCAGAAATAAAGCGGGAATTGCGGAGCGATGGTACGTACGAGACATGGGTTTATCCGAACATGAAAAGGGCTCTGGTATTCAAAGAGCAGCGGGCAGGCGATTTCAAGCTGTATGAAACGGAAAAATTATGA
- the apbC gene encoding iron-sulfur cluster carrier protein ApbC, whose protein sequence is MTKDDVTAVLSKIKDPDLHRDIVSLGFVKNINITDSRMDIEIQLTTPACPVRDEMKEQAEREIRQLGFKGQLNIAMTSHVASHVNQVREQVLPGVKNTIAVASGKGGVGKSTIAVSMAAALARDGAKVGIVDADVYGPSLPLMLGVTEKPRTEKIDEKHFKIFPVEKYGIKMMSIGFLVDTETPMIWRGPMASGAVKQFLTDVVWDDLDYMIFDLPPGTGDVQLTLVQTIPLTGTVIVTTPQDVSLADVRRGIRMFQKVNVPIFGIIENMSYFVCSHCGQREEIFSHGGGERTAKKFNVPFLGEIPIYTPIRIGGDTGKPIVLTEPESEQAQMIQSVARRLAAQVSIANMSAASSGKIEIAL, encoded by the coding sequence ATGACAAAAGACGATGTAACTGCTGTACTTTCTAAAATAAAAGACCCTGATCTTCACCGAGATATTGTCTCGCTCGGGTTCGTAAAAAATATAAATATCACTGACAGCCGGATGGATATCGAGATTCAATTAACGACGCCGGCTTGTCCGGTTCGCGACGAGATGAAAGAACAGGCTGAACGTGAAATCCGCCAACTCGGATTCAAGGGTCAGCTTAACATTGCGATGACCAGCCACGTCGCCAGCCATGTCAACCAGGTTCGGGAGCAGGTACTACCCGGCGTGAAGAACACGATAGCAGTCGCAAGTGGAAAAGGTGGAGTGGGCAAATCCACAATTGCTGTCAGCATGGCGGCCGCACTCGCGCGCGATGGCGCTAAGGTGGGCATTGTGGATGCGGACGTGTACGGTCCATCGCTCCCGTTGATGCTCGGTGTAACTGAAAAACCGAGGACGGAGAAGATTGACGAGAAGCATTTCAAAATTTTTCCCGTGGAGAAATACGGGATTAAGATGATGTCCATAGGATTCCTCGTAGACACGGAAACACCCATGATATGGCGGGGACCGATGGCAAGCGGCGCCGTGAAACAATTTCTCACGGATGTAGTTTGGGATGATCTGGACTATATGATATTCGATTTGCCGCCGGGCACCGGCGATGTCCAGCTGACACTCGTTCAAACGATACCTCTGACGGGAACGGTTATTGTGACCACGCCGCAGGATGTGTCGCTTGCCGATGTCAGACGCGGAATAAGGATGTTCCAGAAAGTTAACGTTCCCATTTTCGGCATTATCGAGAATATGAGCTACTTTGTGTGCTCACACTGCGGGCAAAGGGAGGAAATATTCAGTCATGGAGGCGGCGAAAGAACGGCGAAAAAATTCAACGTGCCCTTTCTCGGAGAAATCCCGATCTATACCCCCATCAGGATCGGCGGCGATACCGGAAAACCGATCGTCCTGACCGAGCCGGAGTCGGAGCAGGCACAAATGATTCAGTCCGTGGCGCGTCGCCTCGCCGCACAAGTCAGCATCGCAAACATGTCCGCCGCATCTTCCGGAAAGATTGAAATAGCACTGTAG
- a CDS encoding ATP-binding cassette domain-containing protein codes for MIHCTKVAFAFDDHVIFSDANISIQKGEFVYIVGETGCGKTTLMRLLYMDILPTNGIVQVDSFSSASIKKRELYQLRRRLGIIFQDFRLLDDRSVYNNVTFALQAVGYSSREIKMRTTQALSQVGLIHKKNSPTGELSGGEQQRLSIARAIAKDPVAILADEPTGNLDPATSADILTLLKKINLGGTTVLVATHNYELIRKFPARTIAIRNCKCEELDPLSLQSFPLDIPGTLED; via the coding sequence ATGATCCACTGTACAAAAGTTGCTTTCGCCTTCGATGACCACGTCATCTTCTCCGATGCCAATATCTCCATCCAGAAGGGCGAATTTGTGTACATAGTGGGCGAGACCGGCTGCGGAAAAACTACGCTGATGCGCCTCCTGTACATGGATATTCTTCCGACTAACGGCATAGTGCAGGTCGATTCGTTTTCCTCGGCGTCCATAAAGAAACGCGAACTCTACCAGTTAAGGCGGAGACTTGGAATTATTTTTCAAGATTTCAGACTTCTCGACGACCGTTCGGTGTATAACAACGTTACTTTCGCGCTCCAGGCGGTCGGTTACTCGAGTCGTGAAATAAAAATGCGCACGACGCAGGCCTTAAGTCAGGTCGGATTGATACACAAGAAGAATTCGCCCACGGGAGAACTTTCCGGAGGAGAACAACAAAGGCTCTCCATAGCGCGGGCGATCGCGAAGGATCCGGTCGCAATCCTCGCAGACGAGCCGACAGGCAACCTCGACCCCGCTACTTCTGCCGACATCCTGACACTATTGAAGAAGATTAATCTTGGCGGGACAACGGTTCTGGTTGCGACTCACAATTACGAGCTCATCAGGAAATTTCCGGCCAGGACAATCGCGATCCGGAATTGCAAATGCGAGGAACTTGATCCGCTTTCTCTCCAGTCATTCCCTCTTGATATTCCGGGAACACTGGAAGACTAG